The Kordia sp. SMS9 genome window below encodes:
- a CDS encoding DUF1569 domain-containing protein, with amino-acid sequence MKSLFDDAVREEVLQRIDSLTPASVPSWGKMSVGQMCTHCQKPLELSMGKIALTGKKAGFMKRLVFKIYKPLMYNDKPWTQNLPTVRDFLITDARELATEKAKLAELVTEFHNYKEATEWPTHPMFGKFTHEQWGKMQYKHLHHHLSQFDA; translated from the coding sequence ATGAAATCATTATTTGATGACGCCGTACGTGAAGAAGTTTTACAGCGAATTGATAGTTTAACACCAGCATCTGTTCCTTCTTGGGGAAAAATGTCAGTAGGACAAATGTGTACACATTGCCAAAAACCTTTGGAATTGTCTATGGGGAAAATTGCCTTGACTGGAAAAAAAGCGGGTTTTATGAAACGCTTGGTGTTTAAGATTTACAAACCCTTGATGTATAATGACAAACCTTGGACGCAGAATTTGCCAACCGTACGCGATTTTTTGATTACCGATGCACGCGAATTGGCTACCGAGAAAGCGAAATTAGCGGAATTGGTTACAGAGTTTCACAATTACAAAGAAGCGACAGAATGGCCAACGCATCCAATGTTTGGAAAGTTTACACATGAACAATGGGGAAAAATGCAATACAAACATTTACACCATCATTTAAGTCAATTTGATGCCTAA
- a CDS encoding FMN-binding negative transcriptional regulator: MNYPPKHHQETDFKNIVETIKKYPLATLISAKDSEIFTTHVPLIYNASGREFGTLIGHIDKFNPHIELLQEHIPAQAIFHGPNCYISPNVYSTPQFPTWNYVKVHISAKVTRIPANEKVLDSIANMTAFLETSAQPFVLDTESPRAQTLADYIVGIKLEITSWEGKFKLSQDKLPKDTKLAKEELIQESRKDITAFLDNIV, from the coding sequence ATGAACTATCCTCCAAAACACCATCAAGAAACGGATTTTAAGAATATTGTAGAAACGATCAAAAAGTATCCGTTAGCGACGTTGATTTCTGCCAAAGACAGCGAAATTTTCACCACACATGTTCCCTTGATTTATAACGCTTCTGGCAGAGAATTCGGTACGTTGATTGGACATATTGACAAGTTCAATCCGCATATTGAATTGCTACAAGAGCACATTCCCGCGCAAGCGATATTTCACGGACCTAACTGCTATATTTCTCCGAACGTGTACAGCACGCCACAATTCCCCACATGGAATTATGTCAAAGTACATATTTCGGCGAAAGTCACACGCATTCCTGCTAATGAAAAAGTACTAGATTCTATTGCGAATATGACCGCTTTTTTAGAAACTTCGGCACAACCGTTTGTCTTAGACACTGAAAGTCCGAGAGCGCAAACACTTGCCGATTATATTGTGGGAATAAAGTTAGAAATTACTTCGTGGGAAGGAAAGTTTAAGTTATCACAAGATAAATTACCTAAAGACACCAAACTCGCAAAAGAGGAATTAATACAAGAAAGCCGCAAAGATATTACGGCTTTTCTCGACAACATAGTGTAA
- the murC gene encoding UDP-N-acetylmuramate--L-alanine ligase has translation MRIHFIAIGGSAMHNLALALHAKGYQITGSDDVIFEPSKGRLNAKGLLPETFGWFPEKITTDLDAIILGMHAKPDNAELLKAQELGITIYSYPEFLYEQSKYKTRVVIGGSHGKTTITSMILHVLNYHDIAVDYMVGAQLEGFDTMVHLTEENDFIILEGDEYLSSPIDRRPKFHLYKPNIALLSGIAWDHINVFPTFENYVEQFQIFVDSITRGGSINYNEEDAEVVKVVEASENPIRKLSYKTPNYTIENGETLLETPDGFMPIEIFGKHNLNNLAGAKWICQHIGVDEEDFYEAISTFKGASKRLEKIAANNATVVYKDFAHSPSKVKATTKAVKEQYQDRTVLACLELHTYSSLNAEFLKEYEGALDAADKAVVFYSPHAVKIKQLEEVSEAQIAAAFQRDDLVIYTDPAEFKAYLYNQNLNNTAVLLMSSGNYGGLDFEEFSAHIH, from the coding sequence ATGCGAATACATTTTATAGCCATTGGCGGAAGTGCCATGCACAATTTAGCACTTGCGTTGCACGCAAAAGGATACCAAATTACAGGAAGTGACGATGTTATTTTTGAACCATCTAAAGGACGATTGAACGCCAAAGGCTTGCTGCCAGAAACGTTTGGTTGGTTTCCTGAAAAAATCACGACAGATTTGGACGCCATTATTTTAGGAATGCACGCCAAACCTGATAATGCCGAATTGCTAAAAGCGCAAGAATTAGGTATCACTATTTATTCGTATCCAGAATTTTTATACGAGCAATCCAAATACAAAACCCGCGTTGTCATTGGTGGAAGTCACGGAAAAACGACGATTACTTCGATGATTTTACACGTATTAAACTACCATGATATTGCCGTCGATTATATGGTGGGCGCGCAATTGGAAGGTTTTGACACGATGGTGCATTTGACGGAAGAAAATGATTTTATCATCTTAGAAGGCGACGAATATTTATCTTCTCCAATTGATCGCAGACCTAAATTTCACTTATACAAACCAAATATTGCCTTGCTGAGCGGAATTGCGTGGGATCATATCAACGTGTTCCCAACGTTTGAAAATTATGTGGAACAATTTCAAATATTTGTCGATTCCATCACCAGAGGCGGAAGCATCAATTACAACGAAGAAGATGCAGAAGTTGTGAAAGTAGTGGAAGCTTCCGAGAATCCGATTCGTAAGCTAAGCTACAAAACCCCTAATTATACCATTGAAAATGGAGAAACGCTCTTAGAAACGCCTGATGGTTTTATGCCAATTGAAATCTTCGGGAAGCATAACCTCAATAATCTCGCTGGCGCGAAATGGATTTGCCAACATATTGGAGTGGACGAAGAAGATTTCTACGAAGCTATTTCTACTTTTAAAGGTGCGAGCAAACGATTGGAAAAAATCGCAGCGAACAATGCTACGGTAGTGTACAAAGACTTTGCACATTCGCCAAGTAAAGTAAAAGCAACGACAAAAGCCGTGAAAGAGCAATATCAAGATCGTACGGTATTGGCATGTTTGGAATTGCACACATACAGCAGTTTAAACGCGGAGTTTTTAAAAGAATACGAAGGCGCGTTGGACGCGGCAGACAAAGCCGTGGTTTTCTATTCGCCGCACGCAGTAAAAATAAAACAATTGGAAGAAGTTTCGGAAGCGCAAATTGCCGCTGCTTTTCAACGAGACGATTTGGTAATTTACACCGATCCAGCCGAATTCAAAGCCTATTTATATAATCAAAACTTAAACAATACCGCAGTGTTATTGATGAGCTCAGGAAACTATGGCGGACTTGATTTTGAAGAATTTTCAGCACACATACACTAA
- a CDS encoding DUF5723 family protein yields MKKLSFILLLFSCVIVAQNKQLLYNFTDIPQSLLLNPGAEVNYKWHVGVPLLSHIHASAGASGVTVYDLFADNGVNFNEKLRRVVFNLDRNDYFTINQQLEILSGGFAYGNSYAPNKYVSFGLYQELDVHFYYPRDYAILAYEGNQSNIGREFDLSDLNGKGELLSVLHVGLTTKVNEKWTYGFRGKIYSSLLNFKSTNNRGSFITTEGTNNFYDHTFDLDLELQTSGYASLIDLDNDGQNDWNREAVKELRKRVLFGGNLGLGADFGFTYHPKEQWTITGSIQDLGFIYHTKDVETYTLKGEYTFEGVNPLFPNNGSGQTADEYWQEITDNFEDLFELDTISNNYIAWRSPKINGSASYRYGKKMDKECNCTADDGDYLNEVGMQLFAIGRSRRPQLSLSAFYYRRLFPFLSGKVTYTVDGFSRTNIGVGLSSHIGNINFYIMADNLLEYQNLAQSNYASVQLGFNYVIPMEKK; encoded by the coding sequence TTGAAAAAACTCAGTTTCATATTGCTATTATTTTCGTGTGTAATTGTTGCGCAAAACAAACAATTGCTCTATAATTTTACAGACATTCCGCAATCGTTGTTACTCAATCCTGGCGCGGAAGTAAACTACAAATGGCATGTAGGCGTTCCGTTGTTGTCACACATTCATGCAAGTGCTGGCGCTTCTGGCGTTACCGTGTATGATTTGTTTGCCGATAATGGTGTCAATTTTAATGAAAAGTTGCGTCGTGTGGTGTTTAATTTGGATCGAAATGATTATTTCACCATCAATCAACAATTGGAAATTTTGAGTGGCGGATTTGCGTATGGAAATTCGTATGCGCCCAATAAATATGTGTCTTTTGGTTTGTATCAAGAATTGGATGTTCATTTTTACTATCCGAGAGATTATGCAATTTTGGCGTATGAAGGAAATCAAAGTAATATTGGTCGCGAATTTGATTTGAGTGATTTGAATGGGAAAGGCGAATTGCTTTCGGTATTGCATGTTGGGCTTACAACCAAAGTGAATGAAAAGTGGACCTATGGTTTTCGTGGGAAAATCTATTCGAGTTTGCTCAATTTTAAATCGACCAATAACAGGGGAAGTTTCATCACTACAGAAGGAACCAATAACTTTTACGACCATACGTTTGATTTGGATTTAGAGCTCCAAACCTCTGGCTATGCGTCTTTAATTGATTTGGATAACGACGGACAAAACGATTGGAACCGAGAAGCAGTGAAAGAATTGCGCAAACGCGTACTTTTTGGTGGAAATTTAGGTTTGGGAGCCGATTTCGGATTTACATATCATCCCAAAGAACAATGGACAATCACGGGAAGCATACAAGATCTCGGCTTTATTTATCACACCAAAGATGTGGAAACCTATACCCTAAAAGGCGAATATACCTTTGAAGGTGTCAACCCGCTCTTTCCCAACAATGGTTCTGGACAAACGGCAGACGAATACTGGCAAGAAATTACGGATAATTTTGAAGATTTATTCGAATTAGATACCATTTCCAATAATTACATCGCTTGGCGTTCGCCAAAAATCAATGGTTCTGCATCGTATCGTTATGGAAAAAAAATGGACAAAGAATGCAATTGTACTGCGGATGATGGCGATTATTTAAACGAAGTTGGGATGCAATTATTTGCGATTGGACGTTCGCGCAGACCGCAATTGTCACTTTCTGCCTTTTATTACCGACGATTGTTTCCTTTTTTAAGTGGAAAAGTGACGTATACAGTAGATGGTTTTTCACGAACAAATATTGGAGTAGGATTGTCTTCACATATTGGAAATATCAACTTTTACATTATGGCAGATAATCTTTTGGAATATCAAAATTTGGCGCAATCTAATTACGCTTCTGTACAATTAGGCTTCAATTATGTCATTCCGATGGAGAAAAAGTAG
- a CDS encoding YjjG family noncanonical pyrimidine nucleotidase — MLNITDIFFDLDHTLWDFEKNSALTFKKILAENKVEVDHDRFLAVYVPVNLEYWRLFREEKISKKELRYQRLAKTFQAINFEVSDELINTLSEQYIQYLSSFNHLFEYAEELLKNLQEKYNLHIITNGFREVQHKKIKASGILSYFEHIVDSESVHVKKPNPKIFEHALDLANVAPENAMMIGDSLEADVLGALKVHMNVIHVDFDKKYTHLLCPLVHDLTEIEKYL, encoded by the coding sequence ATGCTGAACATCACTGATATTTTCTTTGATTTAGATCACACACTTTGGGATTTTGAAAAAAACTCCGCGTTAACGTTCAAAAAAATACTAGCCGAAAACAAGGTTGAGGTCGATCATGATCGCTTTCTTGCGGTGTATGTGCCCGTAAATTTAGAATACTGGCGATTGTTCCGAGAAGAAAAAATTTCGAAAAAAGAATTGCGATACCAGCGTTTGGCGAAAACGTTTCAAGCGATTAATTTTGAAGTATCTGACGAATTGATCAATACACTTTCTGAGCAATACATTCAGTATTTATCCAGCTTTAATCATCTTTTTGAATATGCTGAAGAATTGTTGAAAAATCTCCAAGAAAAATACAATCTTCATATCATTACCAACGGTTTCCGAGAAGTGCAACACAAAAAAATAAAAGCTTCTGGAATTTTATCCTACTTTGAACATATTGTGGATTCGGAAAGTGTGCATGTGAAAAAACCCAACCCAAAGATTTTTGAACATGCCTTAGATTTGGCAAACGTTGCTCCTGAAAACGCGATGATGATAGGAGATAGTTTGGAAGCTGATGTTTTAGGAGCATTAAAGGTACATATGAATGTGATTCATGTTGATTTTGACAAGAAATACACACATTTGCTCTGTCCTTTGGTACATGATTTGACTGAAATTGAAAAATATCTGTAA
- a CDS encoding polysaccharide deacetylase family protein, whose product MLLVYTKKITPRLRYTFKHVLTRILGIPIDFTTKIETFIAHNEVKMSYVKQPLGDEFSVRSHDLLFEQGIGEVDITIQQWDEVPCFFPAGEKSTVPFDIFAASFYMLSRYEEYLPYVKDEHGRYTAAESLAYKHGFLTIPVVDIWCQKFLKIFSDRFPDVVPEEREFTYTPMINVPVAYAYKKRGILRTLGGFATDIVRFKFSRFIERFAVLLGMRDDPFNNFDELIALHKVYNTKAYYFFQIGDYSTNDHNVSIYKNEFIRLIKNVSDYSKVGLLASYASFSEAKKLKKEKKRLNTTINKPVKRVRQHHNMLNVPQFYRNLIDLEFSEDYSMGYRDALGFRAGTCNPFYFYDIGMEIQTPLRVHPFCLEFTGYLEAEVFTDEIMKMAVEVQKVNGIFAAVFHNVVLAERSMDWKELYINLLKKYNNAEHH is encoded by the coding sequence ATGCTGTTAGTATACACCAAAAAAATTACACCAAGACTTCGGTATACATTTAAACATGTACTGACACGTATTCTGGGAATTCCTATTGATTTTACCACGAAAATAGAAACCTTTATTGCGCACAACGAAGTTAAAATGTCGTACGTAAAGCAGCCTTTGGGCGACGAATTTTCGGTACGAAGTCACGATTTACTATTTGAGCAAGGTATTGGAGAAGTAGACATTACGATTCAACAATGGGATGAAGTTCCTTGTTTCTTTCCCGCAGGAGAAAAAAGTACAGTGCCTTTTGACATTTTTGCAGCAAGTTTCTACATGTTGAGTCGCTACGAAGAATATTTACCGTATGTAAAAGACGAACACGGACGCTACACTGCCGCAGAAAGTTTGGCATACAAACACGGTTTTCTCACCATTCCTGTCGTAGATATTTGGTGTCAGAAGTTTTTAAAAATCTTTTCAGATCGCTTTCCAGACGTAGTTCCCGAAGAGCGTGAATTCACATACACACCCATGATCAATGTTCCGGTAGCGTATGCATATAAAAAACGTGGAATTCTACGAACGCTTGGTGGATTTGCTACAGATATTGTTCGGTTTAAATTTTCACGTTTCATAGAACGTTTCGCGGTATTACTAGGTATGCGCGACGATCCATTCAACAATTTTGACGAGCTAATTGCACTGCACAAAGTATACAACACAAAAGCGTATTATTTCTTTCAAATTGGCGATTATTCTACGAACGATCACAATGTATCGATCTATAAAAATGAGTTCATTCGCTTGATTAAAAATGTGTCGGATTATAGCAAAGTTGGACTGTTGGCATCGTATGCTTCTTTTTCCGAAGCCAAAAAATTGAAAAAAGAAAAGAAGCGACTCAATACTACGATCAACAAACCTGTAAAACGTGTGCGACAACATCACAACATGTTGAATGTACCGCAATTCTACAGAAACTTAATTGATTTAGAATTTTCAGAAGATTATTCCATGGGCTATCGTGATGCGCTTGGATTTCGTGCAGGAACCTGCAATCCGTTTTACTTTTATGACATTGGCATGGAAATACAAACACCGTTGCGCGTACATCCGTTTTGTTTGGAATTTACAGGGTATTTAGAAGCGGAAGTTTTTACCGATGAAATCATGAAAATGGCAGTGGAAGTCCAAAAAGTAAATGGTATTTTTGCAGCGGTATTTCACAATGTAGTACTTGCAGAGCGCAGTATGGATTGGAAAGAGCTATATATCAATTTGTTAAAAAAATATAACAATGCTGAACATCACTGA
- the radC gene encoding DNA repair protein RadC, which yields MKDNTTNLQSIKYWSEDDRPREKLALKGKTAMSDAELLAILIRLGSKDESAVSLSKRILASVDGNLNELGRLSSDQLKKFKGIGLVKAITIIAALELGKRRQIETKVERQKITSSKMVFDIMQPIIGELPHEEFWILYLNNSNKVLKKLRLSKGGITGTLVDIRLVLKTALEVGAVAIILAHNHPSGTLKASAADKAITKKLRMGAENIDIKVLDHLIITEKEYFSFADENLL from the coding sequence ATGAAAGACAATACGACAAACCTTCAATCCATAAAATATTGGTCAGAAGACGATCGTCCACGTGAAAAATTAGCACTCAAAGGAAAAACAGCAATGAGTGATGCGGAATTGTTAGCCATTTTAATTCGTTTGGGCAGCAAAGACGAAAGTGCGGTGTCGCTTTCCAAACGAATTTTAGCTTCTGTTGATGGAAATTTGAACGAACTAGGAAGACTATCTTCGGATCAACTCAAGAAATTCAAAGGCATTGGCTTGGTCAAAGCAATTACGATTATTGCAGCGTTAGAACTCGGAAAACGTAGGCAAATAGAAACCAAAGTAGAACGCCAAAAAATAACGTCGAGCAAAATGGTATTTGACATCATGCAGCCGATTATTGGCGAATTGCCACACGAAGAATTTTGGATTCTGTACCTCAACAATTCCAACAAAGTGCTAAAAAAATTACGTTTGAGTAAAGGCGGCATTACAGGAACGTTGGTCGATATCCGTCTCGTATTGAAAACGGCGTTAGAAGTAGGTGCTGTTGCCATTATTTTGGCGCACAATCATCCATCAGGAACCTTAAAAGCAAGTGCAGCTGACAAAGCAATTACCAAAAAATTACGCATGGGAGCGGAAAATATAGATATAAAAGTATTAGATCATTTAATTATCACAGAAAAAGAGTATTTTAGTTTCGCTGATGAAAACTTACTCTAA